A window from Triticum aestivum cultivar Chinese Spring chromosome 6D, IWGSC CS RefSeq v2.1, whole genome shotgun sequence encodes these proteins:
- the LOC123144546 gene encoding uncharacterized protein isoform X1, with protein sequence MAVELAPLNLSGGSPPVHRRRQVEGFLVATTVSFNLCNVLQLCIIPTSCTPADSSQIRWMGVLPTGVCEFTSSLQVIGNSEGWLGVTWSSIEPHVKLHFSPILIFSQRCVTLYRNFFC encoded by the exons ATGGCCGTGGAGCTCGCCCCCTTGAACCTGAGCGGTGGCTCTCCTCCAG TCCACAGGAGGAGGCAAGTTGAGGGCTTCCTAGTTGCTACTACTGTCAGCTTCAACCTATGCAATGTGTTACAACTTTGCATCATTCCTACTTCATGCACACCGGCTGATTCTTCACAG ATAAGATGGATGGGAGTTCTACCTACAGGTGTATGCGAGTTCACTTCCTCGTTGCAG GTGATAGGCAACTCGGAAGGATGGCTGGGTGTGACTTGGTCGAGCATTGAGCCGCACGTTAAGTTGCATTTTTCACCGATTCTGATCTTTTCCCAGCGTTGTGTTACCCTGTATAGAAACTTCTTTTGTTGA
- the LOC123144546 gene encoding uncharacterized protein isoform X2, with translation MAVELAPLNLSGGSPPVHRRRQVEGFLVATTVSFNLCNVLQLCIIPTSCTPADSSQVIGNSEGWQGVTSSSIESHVKLHFSQILIFSQRCVALYRNFFC, from the exons ATGGCCGTGGAGCTCGCCCCCTTGAACCTGAGCGGTGGCTCTCCTCCAG TCCACAGGAGGAGGCAAGTTGAGGGCTTCCTAGTTGCTACTACTGTCAGCTTCAACCTATGCAATGTGTTACAACTTTGCATCATTCCTACTTCATGCACACCGGCTGATTCTTCACAG GTGATAGGCAACTCGGAAGGATGGCAGGGTGTGACTTCGTCGAGCATTGAGTCGCACGTCAAGTTGCATTTTTCACAGATTCTGATCTTTTCCCAGCGTTGTGTTGCCCTCTATAGAAACTTCTTTTGTTGA